A region of Polyangiaceae bacterium DNA encodes the following proteins:
- a CDS encoding glycosyltransferase family 39 protein: MMEVEPTPIEPALPVPPKSSRLRRWLGRARAACASEAPAVAHPRIELVARLIAALATLWFGAVAAWEMFGPVAVGHWASNAAIGLGAENMWKWKIIAPVTMHLSDAPTPASYYCNHPWGIFWTTALLVKLAGHQDFVCRLPAVVYSTLSVPLVFAVGRHLWGPIAGAVACLGFVVTPIALAFANFNSLEVPVMFGALCATWGYLRLTKTWRRRWLVVSAFGFLTALNSDWQGYFFAAVVLAFGLPRGILFNGRWYPSVDRRRFAQWWALGASIAVGLILFYLAMFQRAGQLGNLLTQGIHRSAGSDLSLDAVLVARADWIECSFTPLAIFIGKAALPLFVFRLLFLRKDQEIFPLAMLVMAVVQYVVFKQGADIHFFWPQTFALYSAFSLGLFTWTMEALLRRLVQRFRRTGLVWPPVVALLIGACVPAAMFPDGVAGLVQARRTGGRYDERGDLIHQDVDKISVLKWLRPQLESGTSVSLHDGMKPTWSMDWALRRPIRVGGVPSGPQVGDGQYYVLDTRFATATELEKLAQGYAVRAVGPFWIADRGRGKAPLEGLSLAARQPTKLEWYLKQAHDPIYTVTPDPFVTWELRHHLGQEPNPRPAAVPSSFEQRRIAHNAAIAAGDVALADRLRQELEQELDRSAASDVGDGVRLIGTRMEPGVGGQFSVYFLAQGPIAPEAMFNIAAEVTATRRWTLIGKPTRVRATGMPFEMPTPLWKAGMIYRSMSEIRPRPGTEKHVGSWVSHRSSPRYPVKPSAGELTVLTTKW; encoded by the coding sequence ATGATGGAGGTCGAGCCCACCCCGATCGAGCCCGCTCTACCGGTGCCGCCGAAGTCGAGCCGGCTGCGGCGCTGGCTCGGGCGCGCGCGCGCGGCCTGCGCCAGCGAAGCGCCCGCCGTGGCTCACCCGCGCATCGAGCTCGTGGCGCGCCTGATCGCCGCGCTGGCGACGCTCTGGTTCGGTGCCGTCGCCGCTTGGGAGATGTTCGGGCCCGTGGCGGTCGGGCACTGGGCGAGCAACGCGGCGATCGGCCTCGGCGCCGAGAACATGTGGAAGTGGAAGATCATCGCGCCGGTGACGATGCACCTGAGCGATGCGCCCACGCCAGCGAGCTACTACTGCAATCACCCGTGGGGGATCTTCTGGACCACCGCGCTCTTGGTGAAGCTCGCCGGTCACCAGGACTTCGTCTGTCGCCTGCCCGCGGTCGTCTACAGCACGCTGTCGGTGCCACTGGTCTTCGCCGTGGGGCGGCACCTGTGGGGGCCGATCGCGGGGGCCGTCGCCTGCCTCGGCTTCGTGGTCACGCCCATCGCGTTGGCCTTCGCCAACTTCAACAGCCTCGAAGTTCCCGTCATGTTCGGCGCCCTCTGCGCGACGTGGGGTTACCTGCGCCTGACGAAGACCTGGCGCCGCCGCTGGCTCGTGGTCAGCGCGTTCGGCTTTCTCACCGCGCTGAACAGCGACTGGCAGGGCTACTTCTTCGCAGCCGTGGTGCTCGCCTTCGGGCTCCCGCGCGGCATCCTCTTCAACGGGCGCTGGTACCCGTCGGTCGATCGCAGGCGCTTCGCCCAGTGGTGGGCGCTGGGCGCGTCCATCGCGGTGGGCCTGATCCTGTTCTACCTCGCGATGTTCCAGCGCGCGGGTCAGCTGGGGAACCTGCTCACGCAGGGCATCCATCGCTCGGCGGGCAGCGACCTGTCGCTCGACGCGGTGCTCGTCGCGCGAGCGGACTGGATCGAGTGCTCCTTCACGCCCCTCGCCATCTTCATCGGCAAGGCGGCGTTGCCTCTGTTCGTCTTTCGCCTGCTCTTCCTGCGCAAGGATCAGGAGATCTTCCCGCTCGCGATGCTGGTCATGGCGGTGGTGCAGTACGTCGTGTTCAAGCAAGGCGCCGACATCCATTTCTTCTGGCCCCAGACCTTCGCGCTCTACTCGGCCTTCTCGCTGGGATTGTTCACCTGGACGATGGAGGCACTCTTGCGCCGGCTGGTGCAGCGCTTCCGGCGCACGGGATTGGTCTGGCCACCCGTCGTCGCGCTGCTCATCGGCGCGTGCGTGCCGGCGGCCATGTTCCCGGACGGGGTCGCGGGCCTGGTGCAGGCGCGCCGGACCGGAGGCCGCTACGACGAGCGAGGCGATCTGATCCACCAGGACGTGGACAAGATCAGCGTGCTCAAGTGGCTGCGCCCGCAGCTGGAGAGCGGGACGAGCGTCTCGCTCCACGACGGCATGAAGCCCACGTGGAGCATGGATTGGGCGCTCCGCCGGCCGATTCGCGTCGGCGGAGTGCCCAGCGGGCCTCAGGTCGGCGACGGGCAGTACTACGTGCTCGACACCCGCTTCGCCACCGCGACGGAGCTCGAGAAGCTGGCGCAGGGGTACGCCGTGCGGGCGGTCGGGCCCTTCTGGATCGCCGATCGCGGGCGCGGCAAGGCCCCGCTCGAGGGACTCTCGCTGGCCGCTCGACAACCCACGAAGCTCGAGTGGTACCTGAAGCAAGCCCACGATCCCATCTACACGGTCACGCCCGATCCGTTCGTGACCTGGGAGCTTCGGCACCACCTCGGACAGGAGCCGAACCCGCGGCCGGCTGCCGTACCCTCGAGCTTCGAGCAGCGCCGTATCGCGCACAACGCTGCCATCGCTGCGGGGGACGTGGCGCTTGCCGATCGCTTGCGCCAGGAGCTCGAGCAGGAGCTCGACAGGTCCGCCGCCTCCGATGTCGGCGACGGCGTGCGCCTGATCGGGACCCGAATGGAGCCCGGCGTCGGCGGGCAGTTCAGCGTGTATTTCCTGGCGCAAGGCCCCATCGCCCCCGAGGCGATGTTCAACATCGCCGCGGAGGTGACCGCTACCCGGCGCTGGACCCTGATCGGCAAGCCGACGCGCGTGCGAGCCACCGGCATGCCCTTCGAGATGCCGACGCCTCTCTGGAAGGCAGGGATGATCTACCGCTCGATGAGCGAGATCAGGCCGCGCCCCGGTACGGAGAAGCACGTCGGCTCCTGGGTGTCGCACCGAAGCTCGCCGCGCTACCCGGTCAAGCCCAGCGCGGGCGAGCTCACGGTGCTGACCACGAAGTGGTGA
- a CDS encoding short-chain fatty acid transporter translates to MERLGHVLSGWARRYVPDPFVLALLLTLLTFVAALVFTRFDVTGVLYAWVDGKGGGKGFWNLLAFGMQMCLILVTGHAFAASPPMRRVLDLVAAAGRTPARAVVVVALGAMLLAYFNWGLGLIGGALLAREVGQRARERGVLVHYPLLVAAGYSGLMVWHGGLSGSAPLKVTLPKDLKEILGDSLASQVAPMPLGQTIGSFGNLLGNAVLLVLVPLALVRMLPSDPKARVAAPERARGELVESPTPEPTPASRLERSRLVGLGFALIGLATGVLLLKRQGVANLDPNLLNFVFLFGGLALHGSALSYANAIGEAAEGCAGVILQFPFYAGIMGMLQGTGLLAAVAGAMARVGPEALPAVSFYSAGLVNLFVPSGGGQWAVQGPVVIEAAVKSGVSPARMVMALAYGDQWTNMLQPFWALPLLAITGAKARDIIGYTAVIMLVGQVGFLLALYVGW, encoded by the coding sequence CTGGAGCGGTTGGGCCACGTGCTCTCGGGGTGGGCGCGGCGCTACGTGCCGGATCCGTTCGTGCTCGCGCTCCTGCTCACGCTGCTGACGTTCGTGGCTGCGCTCGTGTTTACGCGCTTCGACGTCACGGGCGTGCTCTACGCCTGGGTGGACGGGAAGGGCGGCGGCAAGGGGTTCTGGAACCTGCTCGCGTTCGGCATGCAGATGTGCCTCATCCTGGTGACCGGTCACGCCTTCGCCGCGAGCCCACCCATGCGCCGGGTGCTCGACCTCGTGGCCGCCGCAGGGCGCACGCCGGCCCGCGCCGTGGTCGTGGTGGCGCTGGGCGCGATGCTGCTCGCCTACTTCAACTGGGGGCTCGGCCTGATCGGCGGCGCGCTGTTGGCGCGCGAGGTCGGGCAGCGCGCGCGAGAGCGTGGCGTGCTCGTGCACTACCCGCTGCTGGTGGCCGCGGGCTACAGCGGCCTGATGGTCTGGCACGGGGGTCTCAGCGGCTCGGCGCCGCTCAAGGTCACCCTGCCCAAGGATCTGAAGGAGATCCTGGGCGACTCCCTGGCGAGCCAGGTCGCCCCGATGCCACTCGGGCAGACCATCGGATCGTTCGGCAACCTCCTGGGTAACGCCGTCCTCTTGGTGCTCGTGCCGCTCGCGCTCGTGCGCATGCTGCCCTCGGACCCCAAGGCGCGCGTCGCCGCTCCAGAGCGGGCGCGGGGCGAGCTCGTGGAGAGCCCCACGCCCGAGCCCACGCCCGCGTCGCGGCTCGAGCGCTCTCGATTGGTCGGGCTCGGGTTCGCCCTGATCGGGCTCGCGACGGGCGTGCTCCTGCTGAAACGGCAGGGCGTCGCCAATCTCGATCCGAACCTCTTGAACTTCGTGTTCCTGTTTGGTGGCCTGGCGCTGCACGGCTCGGCGCTGTCGTACGCGAACGCGATCGGGGAGGCCGCCGAGGGCTGCGCCGGCGTCATCCTCCAGTTCCCGTTCTACGCTGGCATCATGGGGATGCTGCAGGGCACGGGGCTCTTGGCGGCAGTTGCGGGCGCCATGGCGCGGGTCGGTCCCGAGGCGCTGCCCGCCGTGTCGTTCTATTCCGCGGGGCTGGTCAACCTGTTCGTGCCGAGCGGCGGAGGGCAGTGGGCGGTGCAAGGGCCCGTGGTGATCGAGGCTGCCGTGAAGTCGGGGGTGAGCCCGGCCCGCATGGTGATGGCCCTCGCTTACGGCGACCAGTGGACGAACATGCTCCAGCCGTTCTGGGCGCTCCCGCTCCTGGCCATCACGGGGGCGAAGGCTCGCGACATCATCGGCTACACGGCGGTGATCATGCTGGTCGGCCAGGTCGGCTTCTTGCTGGCGCTGTACGTCGGCTGGTGA
- a CDS encoding serine/threonine-protein kinase, which translates to MQRGQLCKGYEVWGKLGEGGMSEVWLARHTELAMPVVIKTLRAFLAGATGSAHDRVRDEARLMARVTSSGVVRILDFGVDEDRTPFLVQEHVDGIDLGELDRRRRNALRRPLPIWAVAELVAEAAAALKEVHQGGVVHCDVKPSNLFYSPHGRLKVGDFGVATASVAGRSGAPGGTPGFMAPEQERGAGVDFRSDVYALGATAFALRYGAAPFADGTGERRRDAMLHMPPARSPEEAYFQHIVARMMSPRPDARFDGMFTVEQLFAQLARATRPAQPVSELAKTELRLGSTRIVLEVGDISLAKVDGIVSSANYALRMRAGVGAALVARGGVEIEQEAMESGERPLGDCVATGPGRLHCRGVLHAVGAWNEVSCVARATQRALLASEELGFTSLALPAIGTGQGRVGIEGSADAMVSALARHLTLGGSKLREVRFVLCDASTLQRFLDVARSVLLEGRDPARGDDSVDAPVENLEAESAPTLFASNGGLVVGTG; encoded by the coding sequence ATGCAGCGCGGCCAACTGTGCAAGGGCTACGAGGTCTGGGGCAAGCTGGGCGAGGGCGGGATGAGCGAGGTCTGGCTGGCCCGCCACACCGAGCTGGCCATGCCGGTGGTCATCAAGACGCTGCGTGCTTTCCTGGCGGGCGCGACCGGCTCGGCGCACGACCGGGTCCGGGACGAAGCCCGGCTGATGGCCCGCGTCACTTCGTCCGGAGTTGTCCGCATTCTGGACTTCGGCGTGGACGAAGACCGGACCCCCTTCCTGGTCCAGGAACACGTGGATGGCATCGACCTCGGTGAGCTCGATCGCCGCCGCCGCAACGCGCTCCGCCGGCCCCTGCCCATCTGGGCCGTCGCCGAGCTGGTGGCGGAGGCAGCGGCCGCGCTCAAGGAGGTCCACCAGGGGGGCGTGGTTCACTGCGACGTCAAGCCGAGCAACCTGTTCTACTCCCCGCACGGCCGGCTGAAGGTCGGTGACTTCGGGGTCGCCACCGCTTCGGTCGCCGGCCGGAGTGGCGCGCCTGGTGGCACGCCCGGCTTCATGGCTCCCGAGCAAGAGCGGGGCGCGGGTGTCGACTTCCGCTCGGACGTCTACGCGCTCGGGGCGACGGCGTTCGCTCTGCGCTACGGCGCGGCTCCCTTCGCCGACGGGACCGGGGAGCGCCGCCGCGACGCGATGCTCCACATGCCGCCCGCGCGCTCTCCGGAGGAGGCCTACTTCCAGCACATCGTCGCGCGCATGATGTCGCCGCGACCGGACGCGCGCTTCGACGGCATGTTCACCGTCGAGCAGCTGTTCGCTCAGCTCGCGCGGGCCACCCGCCCCGCGCAGCCTGTCTCGGAGCTGGCGAAGACCGAGCTCCGCCTGGGCTCGACGCGCATCGTGCTGGAGGTCGGCGACATTTCGCTCGCCAAGGTCGACGGCATCGTGAGCAGCGCGAACTACGCCCTGCGCATGCGCGCCGGCGTCGGGGCCGCGTTGGTCGCCCGCGGTGGCGTGGAGATCGAACAGGAAGCGATGGAGAGCGGCGAACGGCCCCTCGGCGACTGCGTCGCCACCGGTCCGGGACGCCTCCACTGTCGCGGCGTGCTGCACGCCGTCGGCGCCTGGAACGAGGTCTCGTGCGTGGCGCGGGCGACGCAGCGCGCGCTGCTCGCGAGCGAAGAGCTCGGCTTCACCAGCCTGGCGCTGCCGGCCATCGGAACTGGGCAAGGCCGCGTGGGCATCGAGGGCTCGGCGGACGCCATGGTGAGCGCGCTGGCGCGTCACCTGACCCTGGGAGGCTCGAAGCTCCGCGAGGTCCGCTTCGTGCTCTGCGACGCCTCGACCCTTCAGCGCTTCCTGGACGTGGCGCGAAGCGTCCTGCTCGAAGGCCGTGACCCGGCCCGCGGTGACGACTCCGTGGACGCCCCGGTGGAGAACCTCGAGGCCGAGAGCGCGCCCACGCTGTTCGCGTCCAATGGCGGGCTCGTGGTCGGCACGGGCTGA
- a CDS encoding DUF615 domain-containing protein: protein MSDTDDDPELVSRSDKKRSRRVREDALSRLAKELFVLSDKTLCRLELGEHLLDAIRDAQAMKSPRARERQLRVVRGILRDGEWGAIRARLDDLLVRGKAPSPGAEPSAAEGKEREWVVRLVGEGPRALDALCAEHPAADRRHLRDLIRNAARGAPEVRKRAESKLAQVIRLLLR from the coding sequence ATGTCCGACACGGACGACGATCCCGAGCTGGTCTCGCGCAGCGACAAGAAGCGCTCGCGCCGCGTGCGCGAGGACGCGCTGTCACGCTTGGCCAAGGAGCTGTTCGTGCTGAGCGACAAGACGCTCTGCCGTCTCGAGCTCGGCGAGCACCTGCTGGACGCCATCCGAGACGCGCAGGCGATGAAGAGCCCCCGCGCCCGCGAGCGGCAGCTGCGCGTGGTGCGCGGCATCCTGCGGGACGGCGAGTGGGGCGCCATCCGCGCTCGCCTCGACGACCTGCTCGTGCGCGGCAAGGCGCCCAGCCCCGGCGCCGAGCCGAGCGCCGCCGAGGGCAAGGAGCGAGAGTGGGTGGTGCGCCTGGTAGGCGAGGGCCCGCGAGCGCTCGACGCCTTGTGCGCGGAGCACCCCGCCGCCGACCGCCGGCACCTGCGGGACCTGATCCGCAACGCGGCGCGGGGGGCGCCGGAGGTCCGGAAACGCGCCGAAAGCAAGCTGGCGCAGGTGATCCGGCTGCTCCTGCGCTGA
- a CDS encoding discoidin domain-containing protein, with protein sequence MKRFLRELLSERFLLRRAERRASGCSIDQRGKMRFLLAAARARQRAAAGLRGPEERAPAFRLLAEAFAILMTAHATARGESDGERTMPAEEAWEKLAALAEALGTPPEHAGLAAFLKSTEVLDADRLTAREALALRPALEGLLGWLEAGLEVRTVRRIRVYRVLRLVGVASAGLTLLVATLAWALAPANLAYEKPVRSSSIFPRTPDPGGATDGVRGRGFGVHTVFEHRPWVEIDLGASHSLSEVVVYHRSDGFQAESLPLTLELSEDGSNYVEVATRRELFTANDPWRAKLGGKRARWVRLIVSKKDKGYIAVSEIEVYGK encoded by the coding sequence GTGAAACGCTTCCTCCGCGAGCTCTTGTCCGAGCGCTTCCTGCTGCGCCGCGCCGAGCGCCGCGCCTCCGGCTGCTCCATCGACCAGCGAGGCAAGATGCGCTTTCTGCTCGCTGCCGCGCGCGCGCGCCAACGCGCCGCGGCGGGGCTGCGCGGGCCGGAGGAGAGAGCACCGGCGTTTCGCCTGCTGGCGGAGGCGTTCGCGATCCTGATGACCGCCCATGCGACGGCCCGCGGCGAGTCGGACGGCGAACGCACAATGCCGGCGGAGGAAGCCTGGGAGAAGCTCGCGGCACTCGCAGAAGCGCTCGGCACCCCGCCCGAGCACGCGGGTCTCGCGGCGTTCCTGAAGAGCACCGAGGTCCTCGACGCGGACCGGCTGACGGCGCGCGAAGCCCTCGCCCTGCGCCCCGCGCTCGAGGGCCTGCTCGGCTGGCTGGAAGCCGGGCTCGAGGTGCGAACGGTGCGGCGCATCCGCGTCTACCGCGTGCTGCGGCTGGTCGGCGTCGCGTCCGCGGGCCTCACGCTGCTGGTCGCCACGCTGGCCTGGGCGCTGGCTCCGGCGAACCTCGCCTACGAGAAGCCCGTGCGCTCGAGCAGCATCTTCCCTCGCACGCCCGACCCTGGCGGCGCGACGGACGGCGTGCGCGGGCGTGGCTTCGGCGTCCACACCGTCTTCGAGCACCGGCCCTGGGTCGAGATCGACCTGGGCGCCAGCCATTCGCTCTCGGAGGTCGTGGTCTACCACCGCAGCGACGGCTTCCAGGCCGAGTCGCTGCCGCTGACGCTGGAGCTCAGCGAGGACGGCAGCAACTACGTCGAGGTCGCGACACGCCGCGAGCTGTTCACGGCCAACGACCCTTGGCGGGCGAAGCTCGGTGGCAAGCGCGCCCGCTGGGTGCGGTTGATCGTCAGCAAGAAGGACAAGGGCTACATCGCCGTCAGCGAGATCGAGGTCTACGGGAAGTGA
- a CDS encoding pyridoxamine 5'-phosphate oxidase family protein, which translates to MSSVLPTPRTTLRRRRERGSFERAVIHAILDEGLVCHVAFVHDGQPFVLPTAHVRVEDTLYVHGARQSRMLETLASGAPACLTVTLLDGLVLGRSAMHHSMNYRSVVLLAQGREVGERTEKLRALAALVDHVVPGRAAAVRPPSEAELSATRVVAFAIDEASAKTRVGPPVDLESDYDLPCWAGVVPLRLVAGTPEPDPRLRSGAAPPPARR; encoded by the coding sequence ATGAGCTCCGTCCTGCCCACCCCCCGCACCACCCTGCGCCGCCGGCGCGAGCGAGGCTCCTTCGAGCGCGCCGTCATCCACGCCATCCTCGACGAAGGCCTGGTCTGCCACGTGGCCTTCGTGCACGACGGGCAGCCATTCGTCTTGCCGACCGCCCACGTGCGTGTCGAAGACACGCTCTACGTCCACGGGGCTCGGCAGAGCCGCATGCTGGAGACGCTCGCGAGCGGCGCGCCGGCTTGCCTGACCGTGACGCTCCTGGACGGCTTGGTGCTCGGCCGCTCCGCCATGCACCACTCGATGAACTACCGCTCGGTGGTGCTCTTGGCCCAGGGGCGCGAGGTCGGCGAGCGGACGGAGAAGCTCCGGGCTCTCGCCGCCCTGGTGGACCACGTGGTGCCGGGGCGCGCGGCAGCGGTGAGGCCGCCGAGCGAGGCGGAGCTCTCCGCCACGCGGGTCGTGGCCTTCGCCATCGACGAGGCGTCGGCGAAGACGCGCGTTGGCCCGCCGGTCGATCTGGAGTCGGACTACGACCTGCCGTGCTGGGCCGGCGTGGTCCCACTCCGCCTCGTCGCCGGCACGCCCGAGCCCGACCCGCGCCTGCGGAGCGGCGCGGCCCCGCCGCCGGCGCGTCGGTGA
- a CDS encoding TMEM165/GDT1 family protein, protein MDPKLFATVFTTVFLAELGDKTQLATLLYASDAKISKWTVFAAAALALVLTSAIGVAGGAVISRYVSEKTLHWVAGIGFIAVGLWTLVKA, encoded by the coding sequence ATGGATCCCAAGCTCTTCGCCACGGTCTTCACCACCGTGTTTCTGGCCGAGCTCGGCGACAAAACCCAGCTCGCGACGCTGCTCTACGCCTCGGACGCCAAGATCTCCAAGTGGACCGTGTTCGCGGCGGCGGCGCTGGCGCTGGTGCTGACCTCGGCCATCGGCGTGGCGGGGGGCGCGGTGATCTCGCGCTACGTCTCGGAGAAGACGCTGCACTGGGTCGCGGGCATCGGCTTCATCGCGGTCGGGCTCTGGACCCTGGTCAAGGCCTAG
- a CDS encoding membrane dipeptidase has protein sequence MSARAWLYLGLLGVACAQSAPRAGDASPPSAPPTAGSASAPPAAPASAEPAPPAPVDLGAKAKELADRFIIIDGHIDVPHRLWSSRDKAGKLTEDVSERTEKGDFDFPRARAGGLDAPFMSIYVPAKLEARGAKKLADQLIDLVEGIAARSPDKFRIARSTAEVRKNAQDGKLSLLLGMENGSPIEKKLDNVRHFYERGVRYITLAHSKDNHLSDSSYDERHTHKGLSPFGEKVVAEMNRLGILVDVSHLSDDAFWDVMKVSKVPVIASHSSCRHFTPGWARNMGDEMIQELAKQGGVIQINFGSGFIDGTIQKQESQRWRQRAALLKKHKLESNDPKAKPLLEQFEKDHPPSFASVAQVADHVDHVKKLVGVDHVGLGSDFDGVGDSLPVGLKDVSEYPGLIRVLLERGYSEAEIEKICSGNVLRVWEAAERFAAAAK, from the coding sequence GTGAGCGCTCGCGCGTGGCTCTATCTCGGCCTGCTCGGAGTCGCCTGCGCGCAGAGCGCGCCGCGCGCCGGTGACGCCTCACCGCCCTCGGCGCCGCCAACCGCGGGGAGCGCGAGTGCCCCGCCGGCAGCCCCGGCCTCCGCCGAGCCAGCCCCGCCCGCGCCCGTCGACCTCGGGGCCAAGGCCAAGGAGCTGGCTGACCGCTTCATCATCATCGACGGCCACATCGACGTGCCGCACCGCTTGTGGTCGAGCCGGGACAAGGCCGGCAAGCTCACCGAGGACGTCTCAGAGCGTACCGAGAAGGGCGACTTCGACTTCCCGCGCGCGCGGGCCGGCGGTCTCGACGCACCCTTCATGAGCATCTACGTGCCGGCCAAGCTCGAGGCCCGTGGGGCGAAGAAGCTGGCCGACCAGCTGATCGATCTGGTCGAGGGCATCGCCGCGAGGTCCCCGGACAAGTTCCGGATCGCGCGATCCACGGCCGAGGTTCGCAAGAACGCCCAGGACGGCAAGCTCTCGCTCCTGCTCGGCATGGAGAACGGCTCGCCCATCGAGAAGAAGCTCGACAACGTCCGGCACTTCTACGAGCGCGGCGTGCGCTACATCACGCTGGCGCACTCGAAGGACAACCACCTCTCCGACTCTTCCTACGACGAGCGCCACACCCACAAGGGTCTGAGCCCGTTCGGCGAGAAGGTCGTCGCCGAGATGAATCGCTTGGGCATCCTGGTGGACGTCTCGCACCTCTCCGACGATGCCTTCTGGGACGTGATGAAGGTGAGCAAGGTGCCGGTGATCGCCTCGCACTCGTCCTGCCGTCACTTCACGCCGGGCTGGGCGCGCAACATGGGCGACGAGATGATCCAGGAGCTGGCCAAGCAGGGCGGCGTCATCCAGATCAACTTCGGCTCGGGCTTCATCGACGGCACCATCCAGAAGCAGGAGAGCCAGCGCTGGAGGCAGCGGGCCGCGCTCTTGAAGAAGCACAAGCTCGAGTCGAACGATCCAAAGGCCAAGCCGCTGCTCGAACAGTTCGAGAAGGATCACCCGCCGAGCTTCGCCAGCGTGGCCCAGGTCGCCGACCACGTCGATCACGTGAAGAAGCTCGTGGGCGTGGACCACGTCGGGCTCGGCAGCGACTTCGACGGCGTGGGAGACTCGCTGCCGGTCGGGCTCAAGGACGTGTCGGAGTACCCTGGCCTAATCCGGGTGCTGCTCGAGCGCGGCTACAGCGAGGCCGAGATCGAGAAGATCTGCTCGGGCAACGTGCTGCGCGTGTGGGAAGCGGCGGAGCGCTTCGCCGCCGCCGCCAAGTGA
- a CDS encoding cob(I)yrinic acid a,c-diamide adenosyltransferase: MKIYTKTGDSGSTGLFGGERVDKDDARVDGYGTVDETNAAIGVARAAGLTVEIDAVLAAVQSDLFTLGAELACVPGHEARLKLALLGGPDIERLERAIDTAEEGLAPLTSFVLPGGTPGAAALHAARTACRRAERRVVALRRASPVRDEVIVYLNRLSDLLFVLARRANHAAGVTDVPWVKSGA; the protein is encoded by the coding sequence GTGAAGATCTACACGAAGACCGGAGACTCCGGCTCGACCGGGCTCTTCGGCGGCGAGCGTGTGGACAAGGACGACGCTCGGGTCGACGGCTACGGCACGGTCGACGAGACCAACGCGGCCATCGGTGTGGCGCGCGCGGCGGGCCTGACCGTCGAAATCGACGCAGTGCTCGCCGCGGTGCAGTCCGATCTGTTCACGCTCGGCGCCGAGCTGGCCTGCGTCCCGGGCCACGAGGCTCGGCTCAAGCTCGCGCTGCTCGGCGGGCCCGACATCGAGCGCCTGGAGCGCGCCATCGACACCGCCGAGGAGGGCTTGGCCCCGCTCACGAGCTTCGTGCTGCCCGGGGGCACGCCCGGCGCGGCGGCGCTGCACGCGGCTCGCACCGCCTGCCGGCGCGCGGAGCGCCGGGTCGTGGCGCTCCGGCGTGCGTCGCCGGTACGCGACGAGGTGATCGTGTACTTGAACCGGCTGAGCGACCTCTTGTTCGTGCTGGCTCGGCGCGCGAACCACGCGGCCGGCGTCACCGACGTGCCCTGGGTGAAGTCGGGCGCTTGA
- a CDS encoding CarD family transcriptional regulator: MQSQVNGSSAPSFKVGDRAVHPAHGVGEVVQLEERDFGGHRTSCYVLKIIDSDLKVMVPQEAAARVGLRPVMKKKEAEKILDILRAPEVAVDVQPWNRRFRAYTEMLKSGLPAEIAKVLRDMYRLKFDKDLSFGERRLLDQARSLLIQELALAKKVTAASIEGEIQEIFSA, translated from the coding sequence ATGCAGTCGCAGGTGAATGGTTCGAGCGCGCCCAGTTTCAAGGTTGGAGACAGGGCCGTGCATCCCGCCCATGGGGTCGGTGAGGTGGTTCAACTCGAGGAGCGCGATTTCGGGGGACATCGCACCAGCTGTTACGTCCTCAAGATCATCGACTCGGACCTCAAGGTCATGGTGCCGCAAGAGGCAGCCGCCCGCGTCGGGCTGCGGCCGGTGATGAAGAAGAAGGAAGCCGAGAAGATCCTCGACATCCTGCGCGCCCCGGAGGTCGCGGTGGACGTCCAGCCGTGGAACCGCCGCTTCCGCGCCTACACCGAGATGTTGAAGAGCGGGCTGCCCGCGGAGATCGCCAAGGTCCTCCGCGACATGTACCGACTCAAGTTCGACAAGGACCTGTCCTTCGGCGAGCGCCGCCTGCTCGACCAGGCGCGTTCGCTCCTGATCCAGGAGCTCGCGCTGGCCAAGAAGGTGACCGCCGCCAGCATCGAAGGCGAGATCCAAGAGATCTTCTCTGCGTGA